Below is a window of Candidatus Methylomirabilota bacterium DNA.
GCGCCCTCATGGATGTCCGCGAACGAGCCACTCTTGCCTTCCACCTGGATCTTCGTGTCGCCGGTCACCTCCAGGGCTGCCCCGAACAGGCCGAGCAGTCCCGCGGACACGTGGAGGGTCTTCGCCGCCGCGTCGACCTTCTTCACCGTCCCCTCGACTTCCTTCGTTTTCGGCTCCGCAGGCTGCGCGCCGGGCGCGGCGGGCGCGGGACGCGCCGGATACGGCGACGGTGCCGGCTGGGTCGTCTGGGCCATCACCGGGGCGACGACCAGGGCGACGATCGCCGTCACCGAGGCCAAGACCGTCAGGAATCGCATCACCCCAACCTCCTTCCTTGTTGGTTCGGGCTCGGGCCCCCGTCTGGTTGCTGACGAAACCACTCCCTCTCGGCGCCTAAACCGAAGCAACCCCGCTGCCAGGCATCGGTCGCCCCGCTGGGGTTGATTTCATGTCGGTTACTTCGGGGCTTGGCCCCTAGCATCCCTCGGGGCGGTCCGTCCGAACCCCAACGCCTCGTCCGACAGGTCGACACAGACCGGCACCGCATCCATCCAATTCGTTCGGGGCGATCCGGCCGAGGTGTAGCATGACCGCGTGCCGAGCCCTCGGCTGCTCCTCGTGTGCCTGGCTCTGCTGGGCGCCGTCGCGACGCTCGCCCCGGTTCGATCGGCGGCCGAGCTCCCGGAGACGCCGGGGCCAGAGCCGCCGGCCACCGACGAGGGAGACGCCGCCGAGCTCGAGCCCATCGCCGACGCCCAGGAGGTACAGCCGGGCGCCGTGGTCCACCTCGAGTTCACCCTCCGCAGCGCGAGCGGCGAGATTCTGGACTCGACGCAGGGCCGGGCTCCCCTCGTCTACACGCACGGTAAGGGGGAGATCATCGCCGGACTGGAGCGGGCGCTCA
It encodes the following:
- a CDS encoding peptidylprolyl isomerase translates to MPSPRLLLVCLALLGAVATLAPVRSAAELPETPGPEPPATDEGDAAELEPIADAQEVQPGAVVHLEFTLRSASGEILDSTQGRAPLVYTHGKGEIIAGLERALTGMRVGEEKEVTVAPEEAYGPLDPAAVTEVPTDRVPPEARAVGARLLGHTPSGREISVRVREIKEETILLDLNHPLAGQTLVFDVKIILVEPPAPDGPAE